One Thalassophryne amazonica chromosome 10, fThaAma1.1, whole genome shotgun sequence genomic region harbors:
- the LOC117518350 gene encoding mucin-2-like, which produces MTNTTFPVTNTTLPLTHTTPPVTNTTIPVTNTTIPVTNTTIPVTNTTIPVTNTTIPVTNTTPLVTNTTVPVTNTTLPLAHTTIPMTNTTVSVTNTTVLVTNTTPSVITTTLPVTNTTFPVTNTTLPLTNTTLPLTHTTPPVTNTTVSVTNTTVFVTNTTIPMTNTTPSMITTLPMTNTTFPVTNTTPPVTNTTFPVTNTTVPVTNTTVPVTNTTLPLTHTTPPVTNTTVSVTNTTVLLTNTTPSVITTLPVTNTTFPVTNTTLPLTNTTLPLTHTTPPVTNTTVSVTNTTVFMTNTTPSVITTTLPVTNTTFPVTNTTLPLTNTTLPLTHTTPPVTNTTVSVTNTTVSVTNTTVSVTNTTVPVTNTTVPVTNTTVPVTNTTPSVITATLSVTNTTVPVTNTTPSVITATLPVTNTTPSVITATLPVTNTTLPLTHTTPPVTNTTPPVTNTTVFVTNTTIPMTNTTPSVITTLCVTNTTVPRDKHNFSSDKHNCPSDKHNCPSDKHNCPGDKHNSPCDKNNCPGDKHNSPRDKHNSPRDKHNSTTDTHNFPCDKLSS; this is translated from the coding sequence ATGACAAACACAACTTTTCCTGTAACAAACACAACTCTACCACTGACACACACAACTCCCCCTGTGACAAACACAACTATCCCCGTGACAAACACAACTATCCCCGTGACAAACACAACTATCCCCGTGACAAACACAACTATCCCCGTAACAAACACAACTATCCCCGTAACCAACACAACTCCCCTCGTGACAAACACAACTGTTCCAGTGACAAACACAACTCTACCACTGGCACACACAACTATCCCCATGACAAACACAACTGTCTCCGTGACTAACACAACTGTCCTCGTGACAAACACAACTCCCTCTGTGATAACAACAACTCTCCCCGTTACAAACACAACTTTTCCTGTAACAAACACAACTCTACCCCTGACAAACACAACTCTACCACTGACACACACAACTCCCCCTGTGACAAACACAACTGTCTCCGTGACTAACACAACTGTCTTCGTGACAAACACAACTATCCCCATGACAAACACAACTCCCTCTATGATAACAACTCTCCCTATGACAAACACAACTTTCCCTGTAACCAACACAACTCCCCCCGTGACAAACACAACTTTTCCAGTGACAAACACAACTGTCCCTGTAACAAACACAACTGTCCCTGTAACAAACACAACTCTACCACTGACACACACAACTCCCCCTGTGACAAACACAACTGTCTCCGTGACTAACACAACTGTCCTCCTGACAAACACAACTCCCTCTGTGATAACAACTCTCCCCGTGACAAACACAACTTTTCCTGTAACAAACACAACTCTACCCCTGACAAACACAACTCTACCACTGACACACACAACTCCCCCTGTGACAAACACAACTGTCTCCGTGACTAACACAACTGTCTTCATGACAAACACAACTCCATCTGTGATAACAACAACTCTCCCTGTGACAAACACAACTTTTCCTGTAACAAACACAACTCTACCCCTGACAAACACAACTCTACCACTGACACACACAACTCCCCCTGTGACAAACACAACTGTCTCCGTGACAAACACAACTGTCTCCGTGACAAACACAACTGTCTCCGTGACAAACACAACTGTCCCCGTGACAAACACAACTGTCCCCGTGACAAACACAACTGTCCCTGTGACAAACACAACTCCCTCTGTGATAACAGCAACTCTCTCCGTGACAAACACAACTGTCCCCGTGACAAACACAACTCCCTCTGTGATAACAGCAACTCTCCCCGTGACAAACACAACTCCCTCTGTGATAACAGCAACTCTCCCTGTAACAAACACAACTCTACCACTGACACACACAACTCCCCCTGTGACAAACACAACTCCCCCTGTGACAAACACAACTGTCTTCGTGACAAACACAACTATCCCCATGACAAACACAACTCCCTCTGTAATAACAACTCTCTGTGTGACAAACACAACTGTCCCCCGTGACAAACACAACTTTTCCAGTGACAAACACAACTGTCCCAGTGACAAACACAACTGTCCCAGTGACAAACACAACTGTCCCGGTGACAAACACAACTCCCCTTGTGACAAAAACAACTGTCCCGGTGACAAACACAACTCCCCTCGTGACAAACACAACTCCCCCCGTGACAAACACAACTCTACCACTGACACACACAACTTCCCCTGTGACAAACTGTCTTCGTGA